One window of the Microplitis demolitor isolate Queensland-Clemson2020A chromosome 10, iyMicDemo2.1a, whole genome shotgun sequence genome contains the following:
- the LOC103573022 gene encoding uncharacterized protein LOC103573022 — translation MNSDTCELTYIKDAMSGSEKDAGFCSGEDENLHSPSGSEDSVEVQISPISLRNKRKLAEPKKNCKSDAPNRPLKKRRFIERSTGSPFRPWSSPHPDKAAEDMQEERWHLEEERRRSEESQRLYEERIHAQVLARLQSVPSAPFPSTRAQNSGPVSPIPTTRSHSSPVSSIPTQAPVSGPLSPLPTSLTSHSTRLSPTPTTRLPHSLARTKQRYEDFPHQEEPLALVLRGDARVPAHPGVTEVPYEDKRSLNSQNYDRITSNKLIPSSRMSCTSQAMSSTSNGMSEQSNPPGQRNYKNMTRERRIEANARERTRVHTISAAFNTLRKSIPAYSHNQKLSKLSVLRIACSYIMTLSKIVGEGEEELEGRDKNRGMELGECVDLVSRTIQTEGKLRKKKED, via the exons ATGAATAGTGATACTTGTGAACTAACATATATTAaag aCGCCATGTCCGGATCCGAGAAGGACGCCGGGTTCTGTAGTGGAGAGGACGAGAACCTGCACTCACCTAGCGGCTCTGAGGACAGTGTGGAGGTCCAAATTTCCCCTATTTCTCTGCGGAACAAGCGGAAACTCGCCGAGCCTAAGAAGAACTGCAAGTCTGACGCACCGAATCGTCCGTTGAAGAAGCGTCGGTTCATCGAGCGCTCTACTGGCTCCCCCTTCCGACCTTGGAGCTCCCCTCATCCTGACAAGGCTGCCGAGGACATGCAAGAAGAGCGCTGGCATCTCGAAGAAGAGCGTCGACGCAGCGAAGAATCCCAGCGACTCTACGAGGAACGAATCCATGCTCAAGTCCTCGCTAGGCTTCAGTCAGTCCCTAGCGCTCCCTTCCCTTCTACCCGGGCCCAAAATTCTGGGCCAGTGAGTCCCATCCCCACCACACGGTCCCACTCCTCTCCCGTGAGTTCCATCCCTACTCAGGCCCCAGTCTCTGGCCCACTGAGTCCTCTCCCCACTAGTCTCACCTCCCACTCTACTCGATTAAGTCCCACTCCCACAACTAGACTCCCCCACTCCTTGGCAAGGACCAAGCAACGCTATGAAGACTTCCCCCACCAAGAAGAGCCACTAGCTCTAGTTCTCCGTGGAGATGCACGTGTTCCAGCTCACCCAGGAGTCACAGAGGTTCCTTATGAGGACAAACGTTCGCTCAATAGCCAAAATTACGACAGAATAactagtaataaattaatcccTAGCAGTCGGATGTCTTGCACAAGTCAGGCGATGTCTTCCACGAGCAACGGAATGTCCGAGCAATCGAACCCTCCAGGACAGAGGAACTACAAAAATATGACGAGAGAGCGCAGGATTGAAGCCAACGCACGGGAACGCACGCGGGTTCATACCATCAGCGCGGCTTTTAATACTCTGAGGAAGTCCATACCTGCGTATTCACACAACCAGAAATTGTCAAAGCTCTCGGTGTTGAGGATCGCCTGCAGTTACATTATGACTCTCAGCAAAATTGTTGGAGAGGGGGAAGAAGAGTTGGAGGGGAGAGACAAGAATAGGGGCATGGAACTAGGGGAATGTGTGGATCTAGTTTCGAGAACGATACAGACTGAGGGGAAGTTGAGGAAGAAAAAAGAAGATTAG